The Xanthomonas sontii genome contains a region encoding:
- a CDS encoding cytochrome c family protein, which translates to MKRTHALSLCTLLAGLLPLAAVVAPSARAAGGMPGAGVFASECAECHSAAPAKNKKGPTLFGVAGRRAGSVPDYAYSDAMKQSQWTWSDDKLRSYLSQPASKALPGGKMKYDGLDDAKQLQDLIAYLHSLH; encoded by the coding sequence ATGAAACGCACCCATGCCCTCTCCCTGTGCACCCTGCTGGCCGGCCTGCTGCCGCTGGCCGCCGTGGTGGCGCCGTCCGCACGGGCCGCCGGCGGCATGCCCGGCGCCGGCGTGTTCGCCAGCGAATGTGCCGAATGCCACAGCGCCGCGCCGGCCAAGAACAAGAAGGGCCCGACCCTGTTCGGCGTGGCCGGGCGTCGCGCCGGCAGCGTGCCGGACTACGCCTATTCCGACGCGATGAAGCAGAGCCAGTGGACCTGGAGCGACGACAAGCTGCGCAGCTACCTCTCGCAACCGGCGTCCAAGGCGCTGCCCGGCGGCAAGATGAAGTACGACGGCCTGGACGATGCCAAGCAGTTGCAGGACCTGATCGCCTACCTGCACAGCCTGCATTGA
- a CDS encoding RNA polymerase sigma factor has protein sequence MNDTDLLGDATDRMLLRRMAASDREALTRLYRAYHGRLCRFLSRLTRRPDIIEEAINDCFWIVWQKAGDFRGDSQVSTWIMGIAYRCGLKAIRHHSDDAIDDGVAAEEHAAAADPDEDRELRDWLGKGLERLSADQRLVVELVYGLGHKLEEVAAIMQCPVGTIKARLFHARVKLRNVLPGLAGDASTLTESA, from the coding sequence ATGAACGACACCGACCTGCTCGGCGATGCCACCGACCGCATGCTGCTCCGGCGCATGGCCGCCAGCGACCGCGAGGCGCTGACCCGCCTGTACCGCGCCTACCACGGGCGCCTGTGCCGGTTCCTGTCGCGGCTGACCCGGCGCCCGGACATCATCGAGGAAGCGATCAACGACTGCTTCTGGATCGTCTGGCAGAAGGCCGGCGACTTCCGCGGCGATTCGCAGGTCTCGACCTGGATCATGGGCATCGCCTACCGCTGCGGGCTCAAGGCGATCCGCCACCACAGCGACGACGCCATCGACGACGGCGTGGCCGCCGAGGAACACGCCGCGGCGGCCGACCCGGACGAGGACCGCGAGCTGCGCGACTGGCTGGGCAAGGGCCTGGAACGCCTGTCGGCCGACCAGCGCCTGGTGGTGGAACTGGTCTACGGCCTCGGCCACAAGCTGGAAGAGGTCGCCGCGATCATGCAGTGCCCGGTGGGCACCATCAAAGCCCGGTTGTTCCATGCCCGGGTCAAACTTCGCAACGTGTTGCCGGGATTGGCCGGCGATGCGTCCACGCTGACGGAGAGCGCGTGA
- a CDS encoding zf-HC2 domain-containing protein: protein MKTGFNEPGNECAHAWDLMPWVLQDSATEAENEWLVAHLAKCRHCSAEFAQQSRLRMAMTLPSDVPVDAEAGLQRLLQRLDAPVPQAPPQRSRASWTTRALVAAALLQAVGLGVLGMRLSAEHERSTAYRTLSDAAQPLAADAIRVVPDARMTLADWDALLRKLQLRVIGGPNAAGAYTVVPIQAGSPAQPQRSVQQLRATAGIRLAEPIAAP from the coding sequence ATGAAAACGGGCTTCAACGAGCCGGGCAACGAGTGCGCGCATGCCTGGGACCTGATGCCGTGGGTGCTGCAGGACAGCGCCACGGAAGCCGAAAACGAGTGGCTGGTCGCGCACCTGGCCAAATGCCGGCACTGCAGCGCCGAGTTCGCCCAGCAGAGCCGTCTGCGCATGGCCATGACCCTGCCCAGCGACGTGCCGGTGGACGCCGAGGCCGGGCTGCAGCGCCTGCTGCAGCGCCTGGACGCGCCGGTTCCGCAGGCGCCGCCGCAGCGCAGCCGCGCCAGCTGGACCACGCGGGCGCTGGTCGCCGCCGCGCTGCTGCAGGCGGTGGGCCTGGGCGTGCTGGGCATGCGCCTGTCCGCCGAGCACGAGCGCAGCACCGCCTACCGCACCCTCAGCGATGCCGCGCAGCCGCTGGCGGCCGACGCGATCCGGGTGGTGCCGGACGCGCGCATGACCCTGGCCGACTGGGACGCGCTGTTGCGCAAGCTGCAGTTGCGGGTGATCGGCGGCCCCAACGCGGCCGGCGCCTACACCGTGGTGCCGATCCAGGCCGGGTCGCCGGCGCAGCCGCAGCGCAGCGTGCAGCAGTTGCGCGCCACCGCCGGCATCCGCCTGGCGGAGCCGATCGCCGCGCCATGA
- a CDS encoding S8 family serine peptidase, translating to MKLRLASLLLACLGLGACAQAAPAAVADPAPATDAKAPSLDPSPALDSQRQIVLAVANPMAAPSRHAGSNLLGYASARYYGAGTQAVATLDALNKRYGLRQVAGWPIKALGLYCVVLEPAPGSDRAALLAQLAKDDRVALSQPLQDFGTYSTDSQAAAAPAQPLRYNDPYVDMQRGFAATNAATAQALSQGQGVDVAIVDTGVDTAHPDLRGRLRNTRDLVAADPGAFNRDHHGTEVAGIIAAGSNNHLGIVGIAPKAMLDVYKACWYPQRPGAGAGCNSFTLAKALAAIGDTRTRIINLSLGGPADPLLRKLLEQLLRDGRIVVAAMPPNGRLDGFPDGIPGVIVVRSSAAAPAPAGVLSAPGEDILTTQPNGGYDFTSGSSMATAHVSGVVALLLALAPQLDARSVHELLLRTSRTRDGLLQVDAAAAVQALPRSAPLAR from the coding sequence ATGAAGCTGCGTCTCGCCAGCCTGCTCCTCGCCTGCCTGGGCCTGGGCGCCTGCGCCCAGGCCGCGCCGGCGGCCGTCGCCGATCCGGCGCCCGCCACGGACGCCAAGGCGCCGAGCCTGGATCCGTCGCCGGCGCTGGACAGCCAACGCCAGATCGTCCTCGCCGTGGCCAACCCAATGGCCGCGCCGAGCCGCCACGCCGGCTCCAACCTGCTCGGCTACGCCTCCGCCCGCTACTACGGCGCCGGCACCCAGGCGGTCGCCACCCTGGACGCGCTGAACAAGCGCTACGGCCTGCGCCAGGTCGCCGGCTGGCCGATCAAGGCGCTGGGGCTGTACTGCGTGGTGCTGGAGCCGGCGCCGGGCAGCGACCGCGCCGCGCTGCTGGCGCAACTGGCCAAGGACGACCGGGTGGCGCTGTCGCAGCCGCTGCAGGACTTCGGCACCTATTCGACCGACAGCCAGGCTGCGGCCGCACCGGCGCAGCCGCTGCGCTACAACGATCCCTACGTGGACATGCAGCGCGGCTTCGCCGCGACCAACGCGGCCACCGCGCAGGCGCTGAGCCAGGGCCAGGGCGTGGACGTGGCGATCGTCGACACCGGTGTGGACACCGCGCACCCGGACCTGCGCGGGCGCCTGCGCAACACCCGCGATCTGGTCGCCGCCGACCCGGGGGCGTTCAATCGCGACCACCACGGCACCGAGGTCGCCGGCATCATCGCCGCCGGCAGCAACAACCACCTGGGCATCGTCGGCATCGCGCCGAAGGCGATGCTCGACGTGTACAAGGCCTGCTGGTATCCGCAGCGCCCCGGCGCCGGCGCCGGCTGCAACTCCTTCACCCTGGCCAAGGCGCTGGCGGCGATCGGCGACACCCGCACCCGCATCATCAATCTCAGCCTCGGCGGCCCGGCCGACCCGCTGCTGCGCAAGCTGCTGGAACAGCTGCTGCGCGATGGCCGCATCGTGGTCGCGGCAATGCCGCCCAACGGCCGCCTGGACGGGTTTCCCGACGGCATTCCCGGAGTGATCGTGGTGCGCAGCAGTGCCGCCGCCCCGGCGCCGGCGGGCGTGCTCAGCGCGCCGGGCGAGGACATCCTCACCACCCAGCCCAACGGCGGCTACGACTTCACTTCCGGCTCGTCGATGGCCACTGCCCACGTCAGCGGCGTGGTCGCGCTGCTGCTGGCGCTGGCCCCGCAACTGGACGCGCGCAGCGTGCACGAGCTGCTGCTGCGCACCAGCCGCACGCGCGACGGCCTGCTGCAGGTCGACGCCGCCGCCGCGGTACAGGCGTTGCCGCGCAGCGCGCCCCTCGCCCGCTGA
- a CDS encoding heme ABC transporter permease produces the protein MRSWIPLWLHRLGAPPTAYRVAGAVRPWSLTAAMLLGAVAAYGGLVLAPPDYQQHDAYRIMFVHVPCAWMSLFVYAAMGLAGLVALVWRVKLAEIACMASAPIGAAFTFVTLCTGSLWGRPMWGTWWTWDARLTSELVLLFLYLGVIGLHRAIDDPRQGARAAALLALVGLINLPIVHYSVVWWNTLHQGSTVRVLGPSKMPLSMLWPLLIGVVASKCYYVASLCGRLRTDLLALERGKAWVRAIALQAAPVPATPADVVPLPAEHAA, from the coding sequence ATGCGTTCCTGGATCCCGCTCTGGTTGCACCGGCTCGGCGCGCCGCCGACAGCCTATCGCGTCGCCGGCGCGGTGCGCCCGTGGAGCCTGACCGCGGCCATGCTGCTCGGTGCCGTGGCCGCCTACGGCGGGCTGGTGCTGGCGCCGCCGGATTACCAGCAGCATGACGCCTACCGCATCATGTTCGTGCACGTGCCGTGCGCGTGGATGAGCCTGTTCGTCTACGCCGCGATGGGCCTGGCCGGCCTGGTCGCGCTGGTGTGGCGGGTGAAACTGGCGGAAATCGCCTGCATGGCCTCGGCGCCGATCGGCGCGGCCTTTACCTTCGTCACCCTGTGCACCGGCTCGCTGTGGGGCCGGCCGATGTGGGGCACCTGGTGGACCTGGGACGCGCGGCTGACCTCGGAACTGGTGCTGCTGTTCCTGTATCTGGGCGTGATCGGCCTGCACCGTGCCATCGACGATCCGCGCCAGGGCGCGCGCGCCGCCGCGCTGCTGGCGCTGGTCGGGCTGATCAACCTGCCGATCGTGCATTACTCGGTGGTCTGGTGGAACACCCTGCACCAGGGCTCCACGGTGCGCGTGCTGGGCCCGTCGAAGATGCCGCTGTCGATGCTGTGGCCGCTGCTGATCGGCGTGGTCGCCAGCAAGTGCTACTACGTCGCCAGCCTGTGCGGGCGCCTGCGCACCGACCTGCTGGCGCTGGAGCGCGGCAAGGCCTGGGTGCGTGCGATCGCGCTGCAGGCCGCGCCGGTGCCGGCGACGCCCGCCGATGTCGTGCCGCTGCCCGCGGAACACGCGGCATGA
- the ccmD gene encoding heme exporter protein CcmD has translation MSGFWAMGGYAVYVWSAYALALLVLILDSLLPRRRQRRLLADIRAQVAREQARRARGNVATNGARNASHP, from the coding sequence ATGAGCGGGTTCTGGGCGATGGGCGGCTACGCCGTCTACGTATGGAGCGCGTACGCGCTGGCCTTGCTGGTGCTGATTCTGGACAGCCTGCTGCCGCGCCGCCGCCAGCGCCGCCTGCTCGCCGACATCCGTGCGCAAGTGGCGCGCGAACAGGCACGCCGTGCCCGCGGCAACGTTGCGACCAACGGAGCGCGCAATGCATCCCACCCGTAA
- the ccmE gene encoding cytochrome c maturation protein CcmE produces the protein MHPTRKRRLLLVLLLLGAAALATGLFVLALQHNVSYLFTPSQVQAGAARDYRVFRLGGMVKAGSITRSADALQVQFTVIDKAGATAVAYTGILPDLFRDNQAVIATGSMQGARFVATEVLAKHDETYMPQELKDAMAQAHAGRAHVGNTAAAAAATARP, from the coding sequence ATGCATCCCACCCGTAAGCGCCGCCTGCTGCTGGTGCTGCTGTTGCTCGGCGCCGCGGCGCTGGCCACCGGCCTGTTCGTGCTGGCCCTGCAGCACAACGTCAGCTACCTGTTCACCCCCAGCCAGGTGCAGGCCGGCGCGGCCCGGGACTACCGGGTGTTTCGGCTCGGCGGCATGGTCAAGGCCGGCTCGATCACACGCAGCGCCGATGCGCTGCAGGTGCAGTTCACCGTGATCGACAAGGCCGGTGCCACCGCCGTGGCCTACACCGGCATCCTGCCCGACCTGTTCCGCGACAACCAGGCGGTGATCGCCACCGGCTCAATGCAGGGTGCGCGCTTCGTCGCCACCGAGGTGCTGGCCAAGCACGACGAGACCTACATGCCGCAGGAACTGAAGGACGCGATGGCGCAGGCGCATGCTGGGCGCGCCCACGTCGGCAACACCGCGGCGGCCGCCGCAGCGACGGCACGGCCATGA
- a CDS encoding heme lyase CcmF/NrfE family subunit, with protein sequence MSAELGQCALILALLLALVQAVLPLLGAWRGQRAWMAVARPAAYAQAGFAWLAFGLLGYVLLQLDFSVRYVAANANLAQPWYYRLAAVWGAHEGSLLLWIAILNLWTVALARSGRHLPEAFAARVLGVLGLISSGFLAFVLFTSNPFVRLSPMPRDGSELNPVLQDPGMVLHPPVLYTGYVGFSVAFAFAIAALLGGEQQQAWVRWARPWTNVAWGFLSAGIVAGSWWAYAELGWGGWWFWDPVENASFMPWLVGAALIHTQAVTEKRGALGAWTLLLSILAFSLSLLGTFLVRSGVLTSVHAFAADPRRGLYILGFLVLVVGGSLLLYALRAPRLAAGKPFAALSRETAILVGNLMLSVAAAMVLLGTLFPLLGDALRLGKISVGPPYFGLLFPLLMLPVVLLLPFGPYLRWGRTEPGALRAVAARAGLAALGCALLAWLLSAGTLRAVAGVAAAAWVGVGTALYALTRWRSAPRGRRFPAELAGMLLAHAGVAVFVAGVLLSESLSVERDVRLDPGQSAQIGAHSFRFDGVQLIDGPNWKAEQGTVSVLRDGAVVAVLHPQKRLYSSERIQTEAAIDAGVLRDLYVALGEPVDDQHIEYGWTLRLYDKPFIRWIWAGGLLMMLGGFVSAGARRLRAQPAATSATAPAALAGAAP encoded by the coding sequence ATGAGCGCCGAACTCGGCCAGTGCGCGCTGATCCTGGCCCTGCTGCTGGCATTGGTGCAGGCCGTATTGCCGCTGCTCGGCGCCTGGCGCGGCCAGCGCGCCTGGATGGCGGTGGCGCGGCCGGCCGCCTACGCCCAGGCCGGCTTCGCCTGGCTGGCCTTCGGCCTGCTCGGCTACGTGTTGCTGCAACTGGATTTCTCGGTGCGCTATGTCGCTGCCAACGCCAACCTGGCGCAACCCTGGTACTACCGGCTGGCCGCGGTGTGGGGCGCGCACGAAGGCTCGCTGCTGCTGTGGATCGCCATCCTCAACCTGTGGACGGTGGCGCTGGCGCGCAGCGGCCGGCATCTGCCCGAGGCCTTCGCCGCGCGCGTGCTCGGCGTGCTCGGGCTGATCTCCAGCGGCTTCCTGGCCTTCGTCCTGTTCACCTCCAATCCGTTCGTGCGGCTCTCACCAATGCCACGCGACGGCAGCGAACTCAACCCGGTGCTGCAGGACCCGGGCATGGTGCTGCATCCGCCGGTGCTGTACACCGGCTATGTCGGCTTCTCGGTGGCCTTCGCCTTCGCCATCGCCGCCCTGCTCGGCGGCGAGCAACAGCAGGCCTGGGTGCGCTGGGCGCGGCCGTGGACCAATGTCGCCTGGGGCTTCCTCAGCGCCGGCATCGTCGCCGGCAGCTGGTGGGCCTATGCCGAGTTGGGCTGGGGCGGCTGGTGGTTCTGGGATCCGGTGGAGAACGCCAGCTTCATGCCGTGGCTGGTCGGCGCGGCGCTGATCCACACCCAGGCGGTCACCGAGAAGCGCGGCGCGCTCGGCGCCTGGACCCTGCTGCTGTCGATCCTGGCGTTCTCGCTGTCGTTGCTGGGCACCTTCCTGGTGCGCTCGGGCGTGCTGACCTCGGTGCATGCCTTCGCCGCCGACCCGCGTCGCGGCCTGTACATCCTCGGCTTCCTGGTACTGGTGGTCGGCGGCTCGCTGCTGCTGTACGCACTGCGCGCGCCGCGTCTGGCCGCGGGCAAGCCGTTCGCCGCGCTGTCGCGGGAGACCGCGATCCTGGTCGGCAACCTGATGCTCAGCGTGGCCGCGGCGATGGTGCTGCTGGGCACGCTGTTCCCGCTGCTCGGCGATGCGCTGCGGCTGGGCAAGATTTCGGTGGGGCCGCCCTACTTCGGCCTGCTGTTCCCGCTGCTGATGTTGCCGGTGGTCTTGCTGTTGCCGTTCGGCCCCTACCTGCGCTGGGGACGCACCGAACCCGGCGCACTGCGCGCGGTCGCCGCCCGCGCCGGGCTGGCCGCGCTCGGCTGCGCGCTGCTGGCTTGGCTGTTGAGCGCGGGCACGCTGCGTGCGGTGGCCGGCGTCGCCGCCGCGGCCTGGGTCGGCGTCGGCACCGCGTTGTATGCACTCACCCGCTGGCGCAGCGCGCCGCGTGGCCGCCGCTTCCCCGCCGAACTGGCCGGCATGCTGCTGGCGCATGCCGGGGTTGCGGTGTTCGTGGCCGGCGTGCTGCTGTCGGAAAGCCTGTCGGTGGAACGCGATGTGCGCCTGGATCCCGGCCAGAGCGCGCAGATCGGCGCGCACAGCTTTCGATTCGATGGCGTGCAGTTGATCGATGGCCCCAACTGGAAGGCCGAGCAAGGCACGGTGAGCGTGCTGCGCGACGGCGCCGTGGTGGCGGTGTTGCATCCGCAGAAGCGCCTGTACAGCAGCGAGCGGATCCAGACCGAGGCGGCGATCGACGCCGGCGTGCTGCGCGACCTGTACGTCGCCCTGGGCGAACCGGTGGACGACCAGCACATCGAGTACGGCTGGACCCTGCGCCTGTACGACAAGCCGTTCATCCGCTGGATCTGGGCCGGCGGCCTGCTGATGATGCTCGGCGGCTTCGTCAGCGCCGGCGCGCGCCGCTTGCGTGCGCAGCCGGCTGCGACAAGCGCTACCGCGCCGGCCGCGCTCGCCGGAGCCGCGCCATGA